CGACCTGGCAAAAATAGCTGGGCGAGAAAAACCGCATCTCCACGGGTTACTCGTCGCCTTATTCGTCGCGCAGTTCTTTCACGCGAGCGATGTTCCACGAGAAGCCTTTCCCGTCTTCAGTCGGCGTCTCCAGCACCAACGGAACGTCCTCCAGTTCGGGGTGGTTGATGATGGCGGACATGCCCTCCTCGCCGATGTAGCCCTCGCCGATGAGGGCGTGTTCGTCCTTGTTGGTGCCACACTCGTGTTTCGAGTCGTTGAGGTGGATGCATTTCAGGTGTTCGAGGCCGACGACTTCGTCGAACTCCTCGACCGTTTCCTCGACGCCCTCCTTCGTGGAGAGGTCGTAGCCCGCGGCGAAGGCGTGGGCGGTGTCGACACAAACGTCCAAATCCTGCTCCGACTTGTCGAGCACTGCGGCGAGGTGTTCGAAGTCGCCGCCGAGTTTGGTGCCGCTTCCGGCGTCGCTCTCGATGAGGACGGTGACGCCGTCCGGGATGTCGAGTTCGTCCAGCGCGCTGGCGGCGTTGTTCAGGCCGCCTTCGACGCCCGCGCCGGTGTGTGCGCCGAGGTGGACGTTGACGTATTCGATGCCGAGTTCGTCCGCGGCGTCCACTTCGGTCTGCATGCTGGCGATGGATTTCGCCCGGAGGTCGTCCTTCGGCGTGCAGAGGTTGACGAGGTACGACGAGTGGATGACCCACGGGCCGTCGAGTTTCTCGTCGGTTTCGTTCACGAACAGTTCGACCTCCTCGTCGCTGAGGTCCGGGTCCTGCCAGACCTGCGGGGACGTGGTAAAGATCTGTCCGCAGTTGCCGCCGAACGTGACCTGGCGGCAGACGGCGTTCGCGATGTTGCCGTGGGGTGGTTTCGTCTCGTCGCTCGTCACCTTCGAACTGGACATGGAAACGTGTGCGCCGACTCGCATACTCACAGCCTCCCGTTCGGGGGTCAAAGGCACTTCGAAGCGGCGGCGAGGAACCGTATCGAAACCGACAGTTCCGCGACCCGAACCGTTAACTCGGTCGGATGGAAGGAATCCGTATGCCCGGATCAGGTGTCCTGTCGGTTGGGGACGACGCACCCGAGTTCAGCGCACCGCTCGTGACAGCGAGCGGGGAGGTGTCGGAGCGCGAGTTGTCGTCGCTTCTCTCGGACGGGCCGGTGCTCCTCTCGTTTTACCCGAACGACTTCACGCCCGACTGCATCGAGGAGTGGTGTTCGTTCCGCGATTACGACTGGTTCGCGAGCGGCGGCGAGGTACAGGTCGTCGGCGTGAGCAAATCCCGTCCCGCGACACACCGCCGGTTCATCGACTACCTCGGCATCCAGTTCCCGCTGTACACCGACAGCGACCTCGACGTCGCAAGCGAATACGGCGTGAAATACCGCGTTTTCAAAACCGTCCACCGGGCGAAACGCTCGTGCTTCCTCATCGACCAATCCGGCGTCGTCCGGTACGCGTGGGTCAGTGACCATCCCATCGACCCGACGCTGGGACAACCGCCGCTCGGCGAAATTCACGAGGCCATCGTCGATTCGTTCGGCACGGAACCCGAGACGTTCGGATTCTGAGCCCGCTAGTTGCTGTTTTCGGGCAGAGATCCGTATGCGTGGGCCTCGTTCACAGTAAGTCAAATTTGAATTTCTGACGGATAGAGATTACTGATTGAAAACTACCAAAATACTTGACGAAGAAAATTAATATGTGTTTTAAGTAGTTATTGTCATGTCCGAGGTTATGATTGCTCGTGCGCGTATTGCTTCTGGGAAAGAAGACCAGCTTCGTGCGTGGTTCAAGGAAATGCACGAGCGTGAGCCTGAAGTTATTGAAACTCTTCAGCATGAAGGTGTCTACACGGAGACTGCTTTTATCCAAACTATAGACGACACTTCATTTCTATACATTTACATGGAGGCGGAAAACCTCGAAACAGCGGATGAAGCCGGTGACAAAGAAGAGTACGAAATTGACGAAGAACATCACAAGGCTCTCCGAGAAACTCTGACTGGTGACTGGGAGGAACTCGAAACAATTGGTCACTTTACGAACCCCTCACTACGGTAATAGACGAGCGTTGGTGGCAAGTTTAAACCTATTTCGCTACCGGGCGGCGCTACAACGCGCCGACGATGATGAAAGCCTTCGTCTACAACTCACCTCACGCGGTCGGGTCCTCGTGGCGCTGTGTCCACGGTTCGCTCTCGAACTTCGCTTTCGCGTGCTCGCGTGCGCGGGCCACTTCGTCGTCCGTCCACTCGCCGTCGGGTGCATCCGCCCAGTCGTGAAGCGCCTCCTCGACGGCGGTCACGGCGTCGGCGCGGTCGATGCTGACTTCCTCGTTGATGGTCGTCACGCGTTCGTGGAACTGCGCCGCCGTCGTCTCGGGTTTCGCAAACGTCGAGAGGTGGCGTTTCGCGTCGAGTGCGAACTTCAGGGAACCGTGCTGGATGACGGCGTCCTTGCGCCGATACTGAGCGTTGCCGCTGATTTTGCGCCCGTTAGCGACGATGTCGTGGGCGGGGTGGAGTTCCCGAAGGTAACACGCCGGTTCGTGGATGACCGGAAGCTTCTCCTCGGTAAACCTCGCGTCGACGCCCATCCGCTCGAACGCGTCGAAGATCGGTTCACAGAGCAGTTCGTAGGTCTCCATCAGGTTCCCCGGCAGTTCGTCGGCGGGCGCGATGATTGAGTAGGAGATGTCGCCGTAGTTGTCGTGATAAATGCCGCCGCCGCCGGTCGGCCGCCGCGTGACGGTGATTCCTTCGTCCTCGCAGAACTCCCAATCGACCGTCTCGGGTTCCTGGCGGTAGCCGAGTGACAGGGTACTCGGATCCCACCGATACACGCGAAGGGTTCGCGGGCCGCCGTTCGCGGCGGTCTCGGCTGCGATTTCGTCAAGCGCCATGTTCAGCGGTCCGTCCCACGATTCTTCTCGAACGAGTCGCCACTCCCTATCCGCCAGCGTCATGCTACGACGTTCGCATGGCTGGACGAAATCGGTTACGGACGACGGACGGCAAGAAAATCCTCCGCTACTCGCTCACTCCCTGCCACAGCAGGAACAACACGACGATGAGCAGGAGTTGAACCAGTTTGTCCGCGAGTCCGAGCGGGTCGTAAACGTTCGGCCACCGCAGACCGAAGTAGGCGGCGAACTGAATGCCCGTGTATGCGATGCCGACCGGATACAGGACTTCCCGATCGAACCCCAGCCAGAGGAGGACTATCGCCCCGAAAAAGCCGAGTCCGGCGAGGATGAACAACACCCCGATGAAACCCTCGCCGAGGTCCGCTACCCCCTCGTAGATGTGAATCACACCGGTAATCGCCGCCAGCAGGATACCGACGTAATCGAGCGACACCAACGCGGTGGAACGGTCGAACCACGAACGAGTTTCGGTCGCCATACGAGCGTCCCAACCGGGAATCGGTTAGCGATGACGGCCACCGGTTTTCGGCCCGACCAATGGAATCGTTGGTTTACGGTCGGTCGATTCGAAACGGAACGGCATGACCGACCACGGACAGAAGGTCACCGGTCCGTTCGTCAACGGCGTCGCCGTCACGGTGTCGTCGGGACGTGAGAACTACACAACCAACTAAATATTTCGGCGTCGTAACAGGTTCATGCGCCTTGTACAGGTGCTCGTTCCGCGCGGTAAGCGAGACGCGGTTCTCGATGCGTTGGACGAGGAGGGGGTGGACTACGCGGTGTTCGACGAAACCGGGCGGACGGAGTTCTCCGCGCTGGTCACGTTTCCGGTGCCGCCGAGTGCCGTCGAGCCGATTCTCGAAAAGCTACGCATGGCGGGGGTAGAGGAGGACGCGTTCACCATCGTCCTGCAACCCGAAACCGTGGTGTCGAAGCGAATCGCCGAACTCAAGCGACGCTACTCGGGGTTCAACATCGCCCGCGAGGAACTCCGCGAGCGGGCGGCCGAGATGGCCCCCGAGAGTTCGACGTTCTTCTCGATGACGTTCATCAGCACTATCATCGCGGCGACCGGCCTGCTCCTCGATTCGTCGGCCGTCATCATCGGCGCGATGGTCATCGCACCACTGATGGGTCCGGCGATGGCGGCCAGCGTGGGGACGGTCGTGGACGAACCGAAACTGGCGGAGCGCGGCGTACAGTACCAGATAACCGGCCTGCTGGTCGCCATCGCCTGTGCGGCTCTGTTCGGCTTCCTCGTCCGCGGGACGGTGCTCGTCCCCCCCGGTCTCGACATCCGAACCGTCCCGGCGATTACCGAGCGATTCACGCCGAATTTCCTCTCCTTGCTGCTGGCGCTCGGCGCGGGAGCGGCGGGCGTCATCAGCCTCATGCGCGGTGCCGGATCGGTCATCGTCGGCGTGATGATCGCCGTCGCGCTCGTTCCTCCGGCGGCGACGGTCGGTCTCGGCATCGCGTGGCTCGATTTCGGTGTCGCACTGGGCGCGACCGTGAACGTCCTCGTGAACCTGCTGTCGATAAACCTCACCGCGCTGGCGTTGCTGTGGGTGTCGGGTTATCGTCCCGAACGAACCCGGTCGGTCGGCCAAGCGCGGTCGAGAACTCTCTGGCGGATCGCGATCATCCTCGTCGCCATCGCCGTGCTCTCGCTCGGACTGGGTCTCGTCACCTACGGGACGAACCGAACCACGGTGTATCAGGAGCAAGCGAAGGGCGAAATACAACACATGTTCGTCGGCCCGAACGCGGAGTACGCGGGCTACCAACTCGTGGACACCACGATCACCTACGGACCGCTGGATTTCTATCAGGAGAAACCCGCTCACGTTCGCATCGTCACCGACCCTGAAGGGGAACCGCCGAACGACCTCGCACAGCAGATCGACCGCAAAATAACGCAGCGCACGGGACAGAAGACGACCGTCGAGGTCGTCTTCGTGCGATCGCAGGAGTCGACTTGAGTCGATGAATTCGTCAGTAGAAATTTCGTCACGGCACCACGACTTCGTCCATGGCAAACGAGCCCCCGCAAACCGGACTGCTACACCACGTCGAACTGTACGCGAGCGATTTCCACGCGTCGGAGTCGTTCTGGGGGTGGTTGCTCTCCGAACTCGGCTACATCGTCTATCAGAACTGGGACGGCGGCAAATCGTGGAAACGGGGCGGGACGTACATCGTCCTCGTGCAGGGGGACGAAGAATTTCTCGACGAACCGTACCACCGCCGTCGGCCGGGGTTGAACCACCTCGCGTTTCACGCCGAATCGCGCGACCACGTGGACGAACTGACCGAAAAATTGCGGGCGCGAGACGTACCGATCCTGTACGAGGACGACCACCCCTTCGCGGGCGGCGACGGCCACTACGCGGTGTACTTCGAGGATCCCGAACGGATCAAGGTCGAACTCGTCGCACCGAACTGATCAGTCGGGGAGTTCGGCGAGAACGATGTTGTTACCGTACAGATCCTCGAAGTGGACGTGGGTTCCGCTTTCACCCGTTTGGGGTTCTCCGAGAAACGTCACGCGGCCCCGAAGCGATTCGTACGTCTCCCGGCAGTTATCCGTGTAGAAGACGAACGTCGGTTCTCGACCGGTTTGGTTGCCGACGAGCGCACGCTCCCTCTCGTCGTCGGCCTTCAGCAACCAAATTCCCGAAGTTCGGTCGGCGACTCCAACGTGAACGGCCCGAAAGCCGTCCGCCAGTTCGTCGTCGAAGAGCACGTCGAACCCGAGCGTCTCCGTGTAGAACTCGATGGCCTCGTCGTACGCTTCGACCAGCAGCGTCGTCCGTCCGATGTCCGTTATCATGTTCAGTCGGGGAAACGGCGGGCGGATATAAAGGACCGAGCAATGGGTAGACCGAAAGTGAACGCTACGGCGCTTTGATGTAGCCGTACCCCTCGGCCTGCAATCTGGCGAGTTCGCCGGACCCGGACGGGACGCCCTCGACACCAGGGAGCAAATCGTCGTCC
The genomic region above belongs to Haladaptatus sp. R4 and contains:
- a CDS encoding VOC family protein, with amino-acid sequence MITDIGRTTLLVEAYDEAIEFYTETLGFDVLFDDELADGFRAVHVGVADRTSGIWLLKADDERERALVGNQTGREPTFVFYTDNCRETYESLRGRVTFLGEPQTGESGTHVHFEDLYGNNIVLAELPD
- a CDS encoding redoxin domain-containing protein; its protein translation is MPGSGVLSVGDDAPEFSAPLVTASGEVSERELSSLLSDGPVLLSFYPNDFTPDCIEEWCSFRDYDWFASGGEVQVVGVSKSRPATHRRFIDYLGIQFPLYTDSDLDVASEYGVKYRVFKTVHRAKRSCFLIDQSGVVRYAWVSDHPIDPTLGQPPLGEIHEAIVDSFGTEPETFGF
- a CDS encoding VOC family protein; amino-acid sequence: MANEPPQTGLLHHVELYASDFHASESFWGWLLSELGYIVYQNWDGGKSWKRGGTYIVLVQGDEEFLDEPYHRRRPGLNHLAFHAESRDHVDELTEKLRARDVPILYEDDHPFAGGDGHYAVYFEDPERIKVELVAPN
- a CDS encoding TIGR00341 family protein; the encoded protein is MRLVQVLVPRGKRDAVLDALDEEGVDYAVFDETGRTEFSALVTFPVPPSAVEPILEKLRMAGVEEDAFTIVLQPETVVSKRIAELKRRYSGFNIAREELRERAAEMAPESSTFFSMTFISTIIAATGLLLDSSAVIIGAMVIAPLMGPAMAASVGTVVDEPKLAERGVQYQITGLLVAIACAALFGFLVRGTVLVPPGLDIRTVPAITERFTPNFLSLLLALGAGAAGVISLMRGAGSVIVGVMIAVALVPPAATVGLGIAWLDFGVALGATVNVLVNLLSINLTALALLWVSGYRPERTRSVGQARSRTLWRIAIILVAIAVLSLGLGLVTYGTNRTTVYQEQAKGEIQHMFVGPNAEYAGYQLVDTTITYGPLDFYQEKPAHVRIVTDPEGEPPNDLAQQIDRKITQRTGQKTTVEVVFVRSQEST
- a CDS encoding biotin/lipoate A/B protein ligase family protein, with the protein product MTLADREWRLVREESWDGPLNMALDEIAAETAANGGPRTLRVYRWDPSTLSLGYRQEPETVDWEFCEDEGITVTRRPTGGGGIYHDNYGDISYSIIAPADELPGNLMETYELLCEPIFDAFERMGVDARFTEEKLPVIHEPACYLRELHPAHDIVANGRKISGNAQYRRKDAVIQHGSLKFALDAKRHLSTFAKPETTAAQFHERVTTINEEVSIDRADAVTAVEEALHDWADAPDGEWTDDEVARAREHAKAKFESEPWTQRHEDPTA
- a CDS encoding DUF6176 family protein; amino-acid sequence: MSEVMIARARIASGKEDQLRAWFKEMHEREPEVIETLQHEGVYTETAFIQTIDDTSFLYIYMEAENLETADEAGDKEEYEIDEEHHKALRETLTGDWEELETIGHFTNPSLR
- a CDS encoding deoxyribonuclease IV, with product MRVGAHVSMSSSKVTSDETKPPHGNIANAVCRQVTFGGNCGQIFTTSPQVWQDPDLSDEEVELFVNETDEKLDGPWVIHSSYLVNLCTPKDDLRAKSIASMQTEVDAADELGIEYVNVHLGAHTGAGVEGGLNNAASALDELDIPDGVTVLIESDAGSGTKLGGDFEHLAAVLDKSEQDLDVCVDTAHAFAAGYDLSTKEGVEETVEEFDEVVGLEHLKCIHLNDSKHECGTNKDEHALIGEGYIGEEGMSAIINHPELEDVPLVLETPTEDGKGFSWNIARVKELRDE